The following are from one region of the Silene latifolia isolate original U9 population chromosome 9, ASM4854445v1, whole genome shotgun sequence genome:
- the LOC141601527 gene encoding secreted RxLR effector protein 78-like, which yields MLTQSLVKGYGQRGISPRCLIKVDIKKAFDSLQWEFIDKMFQYYNFPQKFKNWILGCITSTWFSLKINGDRVGFFKGEGGLRQGDPLSPFLFVMSMEILSRTLRYIHKHPQVSYHPKCVPMRLNHLIFADDLMLFVRGDIPSVAAVT from the coding sequence ATGCTTACCCAGTCTTTGGTGAAGGGTTATGGACAAAGAGGGATCTCTCCCAGATGCTTAATCAAAGTGGACATCAAGAAAGCTTTTGATTCCCTTCAATGGGAATTCATTGATAAGATGTTTCAGTATTACAACTTTCCCCAAAAGTTTAAGAACTGGATACTAGGGTGCATCACTTCTACATGGTTCAGCTTGAAGATAAATGGTGATAGAGTTGGCTTTTTTAAGGGTGAAGGTGGTCTGAGGCAAGGAGATCCTCTCTCCCCCTTCCTATTTGTTATGAGCATGGAGATTTTATCTCGTACTCTAAGGTACATTCACAAGCATCCTCAGGTTTCATACCACCCCAAGTGTGTACCTATGAGACTAAACCATTTAATTTTTGCAGATGACCTAATGCTCTTTGTCAGGGGTGATATTCCTTCTGTTGCTGCTGTCACATAA